A stretch of Paludisphaera borealis DNA encodes these proteins:
- the frr gene encoding ribosome recycling factor has product MSIEEIALEAEDRMEKSVTLLTDQLRGIRTGRANVGLIESIRVDYYGSSTPLKQLANLSTPEPQQILIRPFDPSVIGDIVKAIQTSDIGLTPNSDGKAVRLNVPPLSVEQRKKLVGRVKDLAEEARISIRNIRRDANKQGDQEQTDKILTEDDLATCKEEIQNLTKKFESKVNDLADKKSAEVLES; this is encoded by the coding sequence ATGAGCATCGAAGAAATCGCGCTGGAAGCCGAAGACCGGATGGAGAAGAGCGTCACGCTGTTGACCGACCAGCTCCGCGGAATCCGCACGGGCCGGGCCAACGTCGGACTCATCGAGTCGATCCGCGTCGACTACTACGGCTCGTCCACGCCGCTGAAGCAGCTCGCCAACCTGAGCACCCCCGAGCCCCAGCAGATCCTGATCCGCCCCTTCGACCCCTCGGTGATCGGCGACATCGTCAAGGCGATCCAGACCAGCGACATCGGCCTGACGCCGAACTCCGACGGCAAGGCCGTCCGGCTCAACGTCCCCCCGCTCTCCGTCGAGCAGCGCAAGAAGCTGGTCGGCCGGGTCAAGGACCTCGCCGAAGAGGCCCGCATCTCGATCCGCAACATCCGCCGCGACGCCAACAAGCAGGGCGACCAGGAGCAGACCGACAAGATCCTCACCGAGGACGACCTGGCCACCTGTAAGGAAGAGATCCAGAACCTGACCAAGAAGTTCGAGAGCAAGGTCAACGACCTCGCCGACAAGAAGTCGGCCGAAGTCCTGGAATCCTGA
- a CDS encoding UbiD family decarboxylase, which translates to MGYRSLAQCVRDLEQTGRLIAVDDEVDPHLEAAAIQRRVYQAGGPAILFRRVKGTPFPMVGNLFGTIERARFLFRDTLDDVRRLVDLKVDPSVAARRPWRYYRLPRTLWTLLPKVVRRGPILDHQTTIDKLPALTSWPLDGGPFITLPLVYSEDPDRPGLARSNLGMYRVQLSGNAYETNREVGLHYQIHRGIGVHHAAAIRRGEPLRVNVFVGGPPALTLAAVMPLPEGMPELAFAGALGGRRVAMVAPEGCLPMPAEADFVIAGTIDPHARKPEGPFGDHLGYYSLAHDFPVLRVERVYHRAGAIWPFTTVGRPPQEDTTFGELIHDLTGPIIPTVLPGVHAIHAVDAAGVHPLLLAIASERYVPYAAVRRPQEILTVANAILGQGQLSLAKYLLIVAREDDPDLDVHDIPAFLQHLLERIDWSADLHFQTRTTIDTLDYSGHGLNQGSKVVMAAAGPKRRELPRELPSGLRLPDGFSEPRLVRPGVIAVSGPKYDEGTRRLDGFTGFFGPDDPIRRFPLIVIVDDSEFTARSVSNFLWVVFTRSNPAADVDGIDTFVHDKHWGCNGPLVIDARIKPHHAPPLVDDPEIEARVDRLAAPGGPFHGIY; encoded by the coding sequence ATGGGCTATCGCTCGCTTGCTCAGTGCGTCCGTGATCTCGAACAGACCGGCCGTCTCATCGCCGTCGACGACGAGGTCGACCCGCACCTCGAAGCCGCCGCGATCCAGCGCAGGGTCTACCAGGCGGGAGGGCCGGCGATCCTCTTCCGCAGGGTCAAGGGGACACCGTTTCCGATGGTCGGCAACCTGTTCGGGACTATCGAACGCGCCCGATTCCTGTTTCGCGACACCCTCGATGACGTCCGCCGGCTCGTCGATCTCAAGGTCGATCCGTCCGTCGCGGCCCGACGCCCCTGGCGCTATTATCGCCTGCCGCGCACGCTCTGGACGCTCTTGCCCAAGGTGGTCCGTCGCGGGCCGATCCTCGACCATCAGACGACGATCGACAAGCTCCCGGCCCTCACGTCATGGCCACTCGACGGCGGTCCGTTCATCACGCTCCCCCTCGTGTACAGCGAAGATCCCGACCGCCCCGGCCTGGCACGATCGAACCTGGGGATGTACCGCGTCCAGCTCTCGGGAAACGCCTATGAGACGAACCGCGAGGTCGGCCTTCATTACCAGATCCACCGGGGGATCGGCGTCCACCACGCGGCGGCGATCCGGCGCGGCGAGCCGCTGCGTGTCAACGTGTTCGTCGGCGGCCCCCCCGCCCTGACTCTCGCCGCCGTCATGCCGTTGCCCGAGGGAATGCCGGAATTGGCCTTCGCCGGAGCGCTCGGCGGACGCCGCGTCGCGATGGTCGCGCCCGAGGGTTGCCTGCCGATGCCGGCCGAGGCCGATTTCGTGATCGCCGGCACGATCGACCCGCACGCCCGCAAGCCCGAGGGGCCGTTCGGCGATCACCTGGGCTATTACAGCCTCGCCCACGACTTCCCCGTGCTCCGCGTCGAGCGTGTCTACCACCGCGCCGGGGCGATCTGGCCGTTCACAACGGTCGGCCGCCCTCCCCAGGAAGATACGACGTTCGGCGAGCTGATCCACGACCTGACCGGGCCGATCATCCCGACCGTGCTGCCGGGCGTCCACGCGATCCACGCCGTCGACGCAGCCGGCGTCCACCCGCTGCTGCTGGCGATCGCCAGTGAGCGCTACGTCCCCTACGCGGCCGTTCGGAGGCCGCAAGAAATCTTGACCGTCGCCAACGCGATCCTCGGCCAGGGGCAGCTCTCGCTGGCGAAGTACTTGCTGATCGTCGCCCGCGAGGACGACCCGGATCTGGACGTCCACGACATCCCCGCGTTTCTCCAGCACTTGCTGGAACGCATCGACTGGAGCGCCGATCTTCACTTCCAGACCCGGACGACGATCGACACCCTCGATTATTCCGGCCACGGCTTGAACCAGGGGTCGAAGGTCGTGATGGCCGCCGCCGGGCCGAAGCGCAGGGAGCTTCCCCGCGAGCTGCCGTCCGGATTGCGACTCCCCGACGGCTTCAGCGAGCCGAGGCTTGTACGGCCCGGCGTGATCGCCGTCTCCGGCCCGAAGTACGACGAGGGAACTCGCCGGCTCGACGGATTCACCGGCTTCTTCGGCCCCGACGATCCGATCCGACGGTTCCCGCTGATCGTGATCGTCGACGACAGCGAATTCACCGCGCGGAGCGTGTCGAACTTCCTCTGGGTCGTCTTCACCCGGTCGAACCCGGCCGCCGACGTCGACGGGATCGACACGTTCGTTCACGACAAGCATTGGGGGTGCAACGGGCCCTTGGTCATCGACGCCCGGATCAAGCCGCACCACGCCCCCCCCCTCGTCGACGACCCCGAGATCGAAGCCCGCGTCGACCGCCTCGCCGCGCCCGGCGGCCCATTCCACGGAATTTACTGA
- the rpsB gene encoding 30S ribosomal protein S2, with protein sequence MELGFEKGGFMALVVKDLIDAGVHFGHRASRWNPKMKPYIYGKRNLIHIIDLKETVRGLLRATKYFNKIASTNGLILFVGTKRQASETIVEECTRSGMPYVTERWLGGTLTNFRTIRSRLQRLEELEQILDGEQASSYSKKMISTLGRERRKIERNLSGIRSMTRLPEALLVIDPRREHIAVAEARKLGIKVVAMLDTDCDPDLVDLPIPSNDDSMRSIELLMKRLTDAIIVGKASAPPEPPPAPEREQGRGGRRIPGRGDGIRFADRAPAAAPAPAAPAAPAPVAEAPASEAAAVEAPAAEAPAAPAVEAPAPAETAAPTPASETV encoded by the coding sequence ATGGAACTAGGATTCGAGAAGGGTGGATTCATGGCTCTGGTCGTCAAGGATCTGATCGACGCCGGCGTACACTTCGGCCATCGCGCCAGTCGCTGGAACCCGAAGATGAAGCCGTACATCTACGGCAAGCGCAACCTGATTCACATCATCGATTTGAAAGAGACCGTGCGCGGCCTGCTCCGCGCGACCAAGTATTTCAACAAGATCGCCTCAACGAACGGATTGATCCTGTTCGTCGGCACCAAGCGGCAGGCTTCCGAGACGATCGTCGAGGAATGCACGCGGAGCGGAATGCCCTACGTCACCGAGCGTTGGCTGGGCGGAACCCTCACCAATTTCCGGACGATCCGCAGCCGGCTTCAGCGGCTTGAGGAGTTGGAGCAGATTCTCGACGGCGAACAGGCCTCGAGCTACTCCAAGAAGATGATCTCCACGCTGGGCCGCGAGCGCCGCAAGATCGAGCGCAACCTCAGCGGCATCCGCAGCATGACCCGGCTTCCCGAAGCCCTGCTGGTCATTGACCCGCGCCGCGAGCACATCGCGGTGGCCGAAGCCCGCAAGCTGGGCATCAAGGTCGTCGCGATGCTCGACACCGACTGCGACCCGGACCTGGTCGACCTGCCGATCCCCAGCAACGACGACAGCATGCGGTCGATCGAGTTGCTGATGAAGCGGCTGACCGACGCCATCATCGTGGGCAAGGCCTCGGCCCCGCCCGAGCCGCCCCCGGCCCCCGAACGCGAGCAGGGACGCGGCGGCCGCCGCATCCCGGGACGCGGCGACGGCATCCGGTTCGCTGATCGCGCCCCGGCCGCCGCCCCGGCTCCGGCCGCGCCCGCCGCTCCGGCCCCCGTCGCGGAAGCGCCCGCTTCGGAAGCTGCAGCCGTCGAAGCTCCGGCTGCCGAAGCGCCGGCCGCCCCCGCCGTCGAAGCGCCCGCGCCGGCCGAGACCGCCGCGCCGACGCCGGCCTCGGAAACCGTCTGA
- the pyrH gene encoding UMP kinase, protein MDSTDSTSTPAFRRVLLKLSGESFCRPGEGGISVDEVSRIARQVSRVAARGVQLAIVVGGGNILRGAQLSRGSDVIKEATAHYMGMTATVINGLALQDALESVGCETRLMTTIRMDEIAEPFIRRRALSHLERGRIVVLATGTGSPFVTTDTAAALRGKELGVEVLLKATRVDGVYSADPEKNPHAMLYQQLTYDQVLRDELKVMDMTAIGMCFESALPILVFNFKREGNIERAVAGEPIGTWVAAKSRPRPTPGSA, encoded by the coding sequence ATGGATTCCACCGACTCGACCTCCACCCCGGCGTTCCGCCGCGTCCTCTTGAAGCTCTCCGGCGAAAGCTTCTGCCGGCCCGGCGAGGGAGGCATCAGCGTCGACGAGGTCAGCCGGATCGCCCGCCAGGTGTCGCGGGTCGCGGCCCGCGGCGTCCAGCTCGCCATCGTCGTCGGGGGAGGCAACATCCTCCGCGGCGCCCAGCTCAGCCGCGGCTCCGACGTCATCAAGGAAGCGACCGCCCACTACATGGGCATGACCGCGACCGTCATCAACGGCCTCGCCCTTCAGGACGCCCTGGAGAGCGTCGGCTGCGAGACCCGGCTCATGACCACGATCCGCATGGACGAGATCGCCGAGCCGTTCATCCGCCGCCGGGCGCTCTCGCACCTCGAACGCGGCCGGATCGTCGTCCTCGCCACCGGGACGGGCAGCCCGTTCGTCACGACCGACACCGCCGCCGCGCTCCGCGGCAAGGAACTCGGCGTCGAGGTGCTGCTCAAGGCCACCCGCGTCGACGGCGTTTACTCGGCCGACCCCGAGAAGAACCCCCACGCCATGCTCTACCAGCAGCTCACCTACGACCAGGTGCTCCGCGACGAGCTGAAGGTCATGGACATGACCGCCATCGGCATGTGTTTCGAAAGCGCCCTGCCGATCCTCGTGTTCAACTTCAAGCGGGAAGGCAACATCGAGCGCGCGGTCGCCGGCGAGCCGATCGGCACGTGGGTCGCCGCCAAATCCCGCCCACGCCCGACGCCCGGCTCCGCGTGA
- a CDS encoding PVC-type heme-binding CxxCH protein produces MPRSRFASAVAFSLAFAAALSFFSSAASAQAPAAKPPYEPEIKPASDEGKKAIARFRVPAGLKVELFAAEPLLANPVAFWADDRGRFYVAETFRHGDGVTDNRSHVNWIDDDLACRTVADRVAMYRKFLSPEEFAGYSVAHDRLRRIEDRDGDGAADAATVFADGFNNPAVGIGAGVLARGDDVYFACIPDLWLLRDANGDGVADERSTLHTGYGVHVGFLGHDLHGLTFGPDGKLYSSIGDRGFNVQVDGRGLVQLDSGSILRCNPDGSELEVVAIGLRNPQELAFDPRGDLFTVDNNSDSGDKARLVHLVEGGDSGWRIGYQFIEKPTSRGPWNEEKLWVPGEAEKSASILPPLANLSDGPSGLTRNPGVTALPDRYKDHFFLADFRGSGTSSGIRAFSVKPKGASFELAESEEFLWGVEVTDVDFAPDGSLYFSDWVEGWEKTGKGRLYRVFDPALKGDAKVAEVRTILADGFDKRSPDELAGLLAHADMRVRQKAQFALAAKGAGAIQPLTQAARQSKAPLARLHAIWGLGQVGRREASVHGALADLLTDADAEVRAQAAKTLGDDRAASAGDRLVPLLADATPRVRFFAAIALGRMGRREAAGPLVDMARKDGDDAYLRHAAVMGLIGAGDLETLARAAKDDSANVRLASLLAYRRLGRAEVAMFLGDKDARLVLEAARAIHDQPIAAAFPALAALAGRKDLPSPIWRRVVAANSRVGGTDGANALAAIAARQDVPESVRVEAIDALRNWAKPSGRDAVVGLWRPIADRPAVAAAAALKPVLDGLLKDASSVVQKAATRAAGSLADKADAEALRKVLADVKKPAEVRVEVLRALNQLGDAQLADLARHAVDSPETSLRAEGLRVLAKVRPKEAIPALERALDSGVSAEQQAALATLGDLADPTADVVLARWLDLLAAGKVAPEVQLDVIEAAARRPSSEVKDRLGRIEAGRPKDDPVAAFREALAGGDPDRGRRIFFEKAEVQCVRCHKVGGQGGDVGPDLSGVGGRQPREYLLESIVAPDRKIAEGFETLVVATADGQVQAGILKSEAGDALKLMTPEGKLVTISKDDVEERKRGASAMPADLTKSLSRSEVRDLVAYLANQKPGSGDTPESRPEGR; encoded by the coding sequence ATGCCTCGATCCCGCTTCGCCTCGGCCGTCGCGTTCAGCCTGGCTTTCGCGGCCGCGCTGTCGTTTTTCTCCTCCGCTGCTTCGGCTCAGGCGCCGGCCGCCAAGCCGCCTTACGAGCCCGAGATCAAGCCGGCCTCCGACGAGGGCAAGAAGGCGATCGCGCGGTTCCGCGTGCCGGCGGGCCTGAAGGTCGAGCTGTTCGCGGCCGAGCCGCTGCTGGCGAATCCGGTCGCCTTCTGGGCCGACGATCGGGGACGGTTTTACGTCGCCGAGACGTTCCGCCACGGCGACGGCGTGACCGACAACCGTTCACATGTGAACTGGATCGACGACGACCTGGCCTGCCGGACGGTCGCCGACCGCGTCGCGATGTACCGGAAATTCCTCTCGCCCGAAGAGTTCGCCGGGTACTCCGTCGCGCACGACCGGCTTCGACGGATCGAGGATCGCGACGGCGACGGCGCGGCCGACGCGGCGACCGTCTTCGCCGACGGGTTCAACAACCCGGCCGTCGGCATCGGCGCGGGCGTGCTGGCGCGGGGCGACGACGTCTATTTCGCCTGCATCCCCGATCTCTGGCTGCTCCGCGACGCCAACGGCGACGGCGTGGCCGACGAGCGGTCGACTCTCCATACCGGATACGGCGTCCACGTCGGCTTTCTCGGCCACGACCTCCACGGCCTGACGTTCGGCCCCGACGGAAAGCTCTATTCCAGCATCGGCGACCGCGGCTTCAACGTGCAGGTCGACGGCCGAGGGTTGGTTCAGCTCGACAGCGGCTCGATCCTGCGATGCAACCCCGACGGCAGCGAGCTTGAGGTCGTCGCGATCGGGCTTCGCAACCCGCAAGAGCTGGCGTTCGACCCCCGCGGCGATCTGTTCACGGTCGATAACAACTCCGACAGCGGCGACAAAGCCCGGCTGGTCCATCTGGTCGAAGGGGGTGACAGCGGCTGGCGGATCGGCTACCAGTTCATCGAGAAGCCGACCAGCCGAGGCCCGTGGAACGAAGAGAAACTTTGGGTCCCCGGCGAGGCTGAAAAGTCGGCGTCGATCCTCCCGCCTCTCGCGAACCTCAGCGACGGCCCGTCTGGCCTGACCCGCAACCCCGGCGTGACCGCCCTGCCCGATCGGTACAAGGACCACTTCTTCCTGGCCGACTTCCGCGGCAGCGGCACATCGAGCGGCATCCGCGCGTTCAGCGTCAAGCCGAAGGGCGCCTCGTTCGAGCTGGCCGAATCGGAGGAATTCCTCTGGGGCGTCGAGGTTACCGACGTCGACTTCGCGCCGGACGGCTCCTTGTATTTCTCCGACTGGGTCGAGGGCTGGGAGAAGACGGGCAAGGGGAGGCTCTACCGCGTGTTCGATCCCGCCCTCAAGGGGGACGCGAAGGTCGCCGAGGTCCGCACGATTCTGGCCGACGGGTTCGATAAGCGAAGCCCCGACGAGCTGGCCGGACTGCTCGCCCACGCCGACATGCGCGTCCGTCAGAAAGCCCAGTTCGCCCTCGCGGCCAAGGGCGCCGGCGCGATTCAACCGTTGACCCAGGCGGCCCGCCAGAGCAAGGCGCCGCTCGCCCGGCTGCACGCGATCTGGGGACTCGGCCAGGTCGGCCGCCGCGAAGCGTCGGTTCACGGCGCGCTCGCGGACTTGCTGACCGACGCCGACGCCGAGGTCCGCGCGCAGGCGGCGAAGACGTTGGGCGACGATCGGGCCGCGTCGGCGGGGGACCGGCTGGTTCCGCTGCTGGCCGACGCCACCCCGCGCGTCCGGTTCTTCGCCGCGATCGCGCTGGGACGGATGGGGCGTCGCGAGGCGGCCGGCCCGCTGGTCGATATGGCCCGTAAGGACGGCGACGACGCCTACCTGCGCCACGCCGCCGTCATGGGCCTTATCGGCGCGGGCGACCTTGAGACCCTCGCCCGGGCCGCGAAGGACGACTCGGCGAACGTCCGGTTGGCCTCGCTCCTCGCTTACCGGCGACTCGGCCGGGCCGAGGTCGCGATGTTCCTCGGCGACAAAGACGCCCGACTGGTTCTTGAGGCGGCCCGGGCGATCCACGACCAGCCGATCGCCGCCGCATTCCCCGCACTCGCCGCTCTGGCAGGGCGCAAGGATCTGCCGAGCCCGATCTGGCGGCGCGTCGTCGCGGCCAACTCTCGGGTCGGCGGAACGGACGGCGCGAACGCCCTCGCTGCGATCGCCGCGCGTCAGGACGTACCCGAGTCCGTCCGTGTAGAGGCGATCGACGCCTTGAGGAACTGGGCCAAGCCCTCCGGCCGCGACGCCGTGGTCGGCCTCTGGCGGCCGATCGCGGACCGTCCCGCGGTGGCGGCCGCCGCCGCGTTGAAGCCGGTGCTCGACGGACTCCTGAAAGACGCTTCCTCGGTCGTCCAGAAGGCGGCGACCCGCGCGGCCGGCTCCCTGGCCGACAAGGCCGACGCGGAGGCTCTCAGGAAGGTCCTCGCCGACGTCAAGAAGCCGGCCGAGGTCCGCGTCGAGGTCCTCCGGGCGCTCAACCAGCTCGGCGACGCCCAGCTTGCCGACCTGGCCCGCCACGCCGTCGACTCCCCCGAGACGAGCCTTCGCGCCGAAGGGCTCCGCGTCCTGGCCAAGGTTCGTCCCAAGGAGGCGATCCCGGCCCTGGAGCGCGCCCTCGATTCGGGCGTCTCGGCCGAGCAGCAAGCGGCCCTGGCGACGCTCGGCGACCTGGCCGACCCAACGGCCGACGTCGTGCTCGCCCGCTGGCTCGACCTCCTGGCGGCCGGCAAGGTTGCCCCGGAAGTCCAGCTCGACGTGATCGAAGCCGCGGCGAGGCGGCCTTCCTCCGAGGTCAAGGACCGACTCGGGCGGATCGAGGCCGGACGACCGAAAGACGACCCGGTGGCCGCGTTCCGCGAGGCGCTGGCCGGCGGCGACCCGGATCGAGGACGGCGGATCTTCTTTGAAAAGGCCGAGGTTCAGTGCGTCCGCTGCCACAAGGTCGGCGGCCAGGGGGGCGACGTCGGCCCCGACCTCTCCGGCGTCGGCGGCCGGCAGCCCCGCGAGTACCTCCTCGAATCGATCGTCGCCCCGGACCGCAAGATCGCCGAGGGCTTCGAAACCCTGGTCGTCGCCACCGCCGACGGCCAGGTCCAGGCCGGCATCCTCAAGTCGGAGGCCGGCGACGCCCTCAAGCTCATGACCCCCGAAGGGAAACTCGTCACGATCTCCAAGGACGACGTCGAGGAACGTAAGCGAGGCGCATCCGCGATGCCCGCCGACCTGACCAAGTCCCTTTCCCGCTCCGAGGTCCGCGACCTCGTCGCCTACCTCGCCAACCAGAAGCCCGGTTCCGGCGACACCCCCGAGTCCCGACCCGAAGGCCGCTGA
- a CDS encoding translation elongation factor Ts yields MAAITAQAVNEFRKKTGLGLMECKKLLTEADGDLAKAETLAKERGLKQAELRAGRAATAGRVEVYIHHDAKSGVLVELNCETDFVARNDEFKQLAKDLALHIMATNPKYVRREDVPADVVEEQKRIFMSQVGDKPQNIQEKIAVGKLDSWYAESVLLDQPFIRDDSKSVRDVIMGVNSRTGENISVARFARFVVGEER; encoded by the coding sequence ATGGCCGCGATCACGGCTCAGGCTGTCAACGAGTTCCGCAAGAAGACCGGGCTGGGCCTGATGGAGTGCAAGAAGCTCCTGACCGAAGCCGACGGCGACCTGGCCAAGGCCGAAACCCTGGCCAAGGAGCGAGGGCTCAAGCAGGCCGAACTGCGCGCCGGCAGGGCCGCCACGGCCGGCCGCGTCGAGGTCTACATCCACCACGACGCCAAGTCGGGCGTGCTCGTCGAACTCAATTGCGAGACCGACTTCGTCGCCCGCAACGACGAGTTCAAGCAACTCGCCAAAGACCTCGCGCTGCACATCATGGCCACCAACCCGAAGTACGTCAGGCGGGAAGACGTGCCCGCCGACGTGGTCGAGGAGCAGAAGCGGATCTTCATGAGCCAGGTGGGCGACAAGCCCCAGAACATCCAGGAGAAGATCGCCGTCGGCAAGCTCGACTCGTGGTACGCCGAGTCGGTCCTGCTCGATCAGCCGTTCATCCGCGACGACAGCAAGAGCGTCCGCGACGTCATCATGGGCGTCAACTCCCGCACCGGCGAGAACATCTCGGTGGCCCGATTCGCCCGCTTCGTCGTGGGCGAGGAACGTTGA
- the ltaE gene encoding low-specificity L-threonine aldolase → MSRPPIDLRSDTVTRPTAAMLKAMTEAELGDDVFGDDPTVKALEVKTAELLGKEAAVYMPSGTMANQIAVGVHTRPGDELVCAGTSHVYLWEAGGIARHSGVTARTFEGDFGILSPIEIDDAVRPDDPHYVRTRLVWLENTHNRGGGRIHPIESIAGIARWAHDHRLAMHLDGARLMNAVVATGIPAKEWARYFDTVSICYSKGLGAPVGSALTGTVEAMREARKLRKLMGGGMRQAGVIAAAATYALENNVERLAEDHANAQILASAFSETDGLRLESGPVETNLVWVDVDSSLGTAAEVAAYLKSHGVLVSVLGAQVIRACTHLDVSREDVEFAAGVIRQLEPAMITALTLVY, encoded by the coding sequence ATGAGCCGACCGCCGATTGATCTCAGGTCCGATACGGTGACCCGGCCGACGGCCGCCATGCTCAAGGCGATGACGGAGGCCGAACTCGGCGACGACGTGTTCGGCGACGATCCGACCGTCAAGGCGCTCGAAGTAAAGACGGCCGAGCTGCTGGGCAAGGAAGCCGCCGTGTATATGCCGTCGGGCACCATGGCCAACCAGATCGCCGTCGGCGTGCACACCCGGCCCGGCGACGAGCTGGTCTGCGCGGGAACGTCGCACGTCTACCTGTGGGAAGCGGGCGGAATCGCGCGGCATTCCGGCGTGACGGCGCGGACCTTCGAGGGGGACTTCGGAATCCTCTCCCCGATCGAGATTGACGACGCCGTCCGTCCCGATGATCCGCATTACGTCCGGACGCGGCTGGTCTGGCTCGAGAACACGCACAATCGCGGCGGCGGCCGGATTCACCCGATCGAGAGCATAGCCGGCATCGCGCGATGGGCGCATGATCACCGCTTGGCCATGCACCTCGACGGCGCCCGGCTGATGAACGCGGTGGTGGCCACGGGAATTCCAGCCAAGGAATGGGCGCGCTATTTCGACACGGTGTCGATCTGCTATTCCAAGGGGCTGGGCGCGCCGGTGGGGTCGGCTTTGACGGGGACGGTCGAAGCCATGCGCGAGGCCCGCAAGCTCCGCAAGCTGATGGGGGGCGGGATGCGCCAGGCGGGCGTGATCGCCGCCGCCGCGACCTACGCTCTTGAGAACAACGTCGAGCGGCTGGCCGAAGACCACGCCAACGCGCAGATCCTGGCCTCGGCGTTCTCCGAGACGGATGGGCTGCGTCTCGAATCGGGGCCGGTCGAGACCAACCTGGTCTGGGTCGACGTCGATTCGAGCCTGGGGACCGCGGCCGAGGTCGCCGCGTACCTGAAGTCGCACGGCGTGCTGGTCTCGGTCCTCGGCGCCCAGGTGATCCGGGCCTGCACGCATCTCGATGTCAGCCGCGAGGACGTCGAGTTCGCCGCCGGCGTGATCCGGCAGCTCGAACCCGCCATGATCACGGCTCTGACGCTGGTTTATTGA
- a CDS encoding VOC family protein, giving the protein MNVGGILETALYVADVPRSAEFYRRLFGFGTLLDSERLVALDVVGRNVLLLFQAGATSEPFSLPGGGVIPGHDGSGRNHLAFSIAAEDVEPWRRRLEAEGVPVESVVTWPGGCRSLYFRDPDNHLVELITPGFWPIY; this is encoded by the coding sequence ATGAACGTCGGCGGCATCCTGGAGACGGCCTTGTACGTCGCCGACGTTCCCCGTTCGGCCGAGTTCTACCGGCGGCTGTTCGGGTTCGGCACGCTGCTGGACTCCGAACGGCTCGTGGCCCTCGACGTCGTGGGCCGGAACGTTCTGCTCCTGTTCCAGGCGGGGGCCACTTCCGAACCGTTCAGCCTGCCAGGCGGCGGGGTCATCCCTGGCCACGACGGATCGGGCCGGAACCATCTGGCGTTCTCAATCGCCGCCGAGGACGTCGAGCCGTGGCGGCGACGCCTCGAAGCGGAGGGCGTTCCCGTCGAGAGCGTCGTGACCTGGCCGGGCGGCTGCCGGAGCCTCTATTTCCGAGACCCCGACAATCACCTCGTCGAGTTGATCACCCCCGGCTTCTGGCCGATCTACTGA